In Zingiber officinale cultivar Zhangliang chromosome 6A, Zo_v1.1, whole genome shotgun sequence, a single genomic region encodes these proteins:
- the LOC121994418 gene encoding DNA polymerase epsilon subunit 4-like, translating to MEEATHHEQGEQEEEGGGEALVPSFPTGRVKKIVKLDNEIRKLNSEALFLISLSADLFLDSLVLGARSAVIQKKRRTIKPDHIRSAVRAHRPTADFLLDCLPKATPPPPKPASGAKTRSAEGKPLPSGTRRIDEFFRKPS from the coding sequence ATGGAAGAAGCTACGCATCACGAGcaaggagagcaagaagaagaagggggcgGGGAAGCGCTGGTCCCGTCGTTCCCGACGGGCCGGGTGAAGAAGATCGTGAAGCTTGATAACGAGATCCGCAAGCTGAACTCGGAGGCCCTCTTCCTCATCTCCCTCTCCGCCGACCTCTTCCTCGACTCCCTCGTCCTCGGCGCCCGATCCGCAGTTATTCAGAAGAAGCGACGCACCATCAAGCCCGACCACATCCGCTCGGCGGTTCGCGCCCACCGACCCACGGCCGATTTCCTCCTCGATTGCCTACCCAAGGCGACTCCGCCGCCTCCCAAACCCGCGTCGGGCGCCAAGACCAGATCCGCCGAGGGGAAGCCCCTGCCGTCCGGCACCCGCCGCATTGATGAATTCTTCCGGAAACCCTCGTAG
- the LOC121998087 gene encoding type IV inositol polyphosphate 5-phosphatase 3-like, with protein sequence MRQTPKKPAEVFWPKLVLRKWLNIRGNNSEFSADEGGNDSDFEDDGEENCGCMQGERERKVRGFEAANDDDLESIPYILRRRNSETLRAQYIDTKELRICAGTWNVGGQVPSDDLDIAKWIDMEEPADIYALGIQEIVPLNASNIFGAEDSVPVEKWEHLIRKTLNSNRSAKPKYKCYSDPSSPSRFRPHEVQMSETNSDFDEDDGYRDDDENLDSFDDSTDALDSNSDHIEPIRPYDMKQFRRLNQFTLVDFDVNSAMPLIQEKKLMRTLSTAERVGLVWPEQPLDLLSKHTLTNSSSFRAAKSFRKYNSFRPIGNVHKDSLGRVLAPEFDLNLVPSRKKRLAFVRIVSKQMIGIYLSIWVRRDLRKHIQNLKVSPVGVGVMGYIGNKGSISVSMSIYQTLFCFTCCHLSSGEKSGDELRRNADVQEIHRKTQFSTVARAGVPKIIHDHERIFWLGDLNYRIDLSFEETNEFISRKNWSMLLERDQLTRELKKGRAFDGWSEGVISFPPTYKYEFNSMSYVQDDNKGGRRNPAWCDRILWFGKGVKLLNYKRAELKLSDHRPVTAIFMAEVEIFCFRKLQKALTLTDAEIEDGQTIPDLRWRSRNTMC encoded by the exons ATGAGACAGACGCCCAAGAAGCCTGCAGAG GTTTTCTGGCCCAAGTTGGTGCTCAGGAAATGGCTCAACATTAGAGGAAACAACTCGGAGTTCAGCGCCGACGAAGGCGGCAACGACAGTGATTTTGAAGATGACGGCGAAG AGAATTGTGGTTGCATGCAGGGGGAAAGAGAGAGGAAGGTAAGAGGATTCGAGGCTGCAAATG ATGATGATCTAGAGAGCATCCCATACATATTGAGGAGGAGGAATTCTGAAACTCTTCGGGCACAATATATCGATACCAAGGAACTCAG GATCTGTGCTGGAACTTGGAATGTTGGGGGACAAGTTCCATCTGATGACCTTGACATAGCAAAGTGGATAGACATGGAGGAACCTGCTGATATCTATGCACTCGG TATCCAGGAGATTGTTCCTTTGAATGCCTCCAACATTTTCGGCGCTGAGGATAGTGTGCCAGTTGAAAAATGGGAACATCTCATTCGTAAAACTCTAAATAGTAATCGATCTGCAAAACCCAAGTACAAATGTTACAGTGATCCTTCCTCTCCATCCAGGTTCAGACCACATGAAGTACAAATGTCTGAGACTAACAGTGACTTTGATGAAGATGATGGTTATCGCGATGATGATGAGAATCTTGACAGTTTCGATGATTCAACAGATGCTCTAGATTCTAATTCTGATCATATCGAGCCCATTAGGCCATATGACATGAAGCAGTTTCGAAGGTTGAATCAATTTACTctggttgattttgatgtgaacTCAGCAATGCCATTGATTCAGGAAAAGAAGTTAATGAGGACACTTAGCACAGCAGAGAGGGTTGGATTAGTTTGGCCTGAACAACCACTAGATTTGTTATCGAAACACACTTTAACTAACTCAAGTTCCTTCAGAGCAGCAAAGTCTTTTCGAAAATACAATTCTTTCCGGCCTATTGGTAATGTGCACAAGGATTCATTAGGAAGAGTTTTGGCTCCTGAATTTGATCTGAATTTGGTGCCAAGTAGAAAGAAGAGATTGGCCTTTGTAAGGATAGTAAGTAAACAAATGATCGGAATATACCTTTCGATATGGGTTCGCCGTGACCTAAGGAAGCACATCCAGAACTTGAAGGTATCTCCAGTTGGTGTAGGTGTCATGGGTTATATCGGAAACAAA GGTTCAATATCAGTTAGCATGTCTATATACCAAACTCTATTTTGCTTCACATGTTGTCATCTCTCTTCGGGCGAAAAAAGTGGGGATGAACTTCGTAGGAACGCAGACGTGCAAGAAATTCACAGGAAAACTCAATTTAGTACCGTTGCTCGTGCCGGAGTGCCCAAAATAATCCATGATCATGA AAGAATTTTTTGGCTAGGAGATCTAAACTACCGCATCGATTTATCGTTTGAGGAAACAAATGAATTCATTTCGCGCAAAAATTGGAGTATGTTGTTAGAGAGGGACCAG CTAACTCGAGAGCTAAAAAAAGGGCGTGCTTTCGACGGTTGGTCAGAGGGTGTCATAAGCTTTCCGCCGACCTACAAGTATGAATTCAACTCAATGAGCTATGTGCAGGATGACAACAAGGGTGGGAGGAGAAATCCTGCATG GTGTGATCGCATATTATGGTTTGGAAAGGGTGTGAAACTCTTAAACTACAAAAGAGCCGAGTTGAAGCTTTCCGATCACCGTCCTGTGACTGCCATTTTCATGGCCGAGGTTGAGATATTCTGCTTTAGAAAACTTCAAAAGGCTCTGACTTTAACAGATGCTGAAATAGAAGATGGACAAACAATCCCGGATTTGCGATGGAGATCCCGGAATACAA TGTGTTAG